The DNA sequence GTTCATTCATGCAATTTAAGCAATACAGATAAATAATTCTGGATTTTTCAAATAGCAAATTAAGccgtatatatacatatgatgttcaaaagtagttttttttttatattgtggACAGAATTTTCTCTGTTGCATTTAAACTTGCAGCCAATCCGAATCTCGCAGAGATTAATGTTGCGTATTTATAGTACATACAGTGAAATACATCACAAGttttgtgtatattttatatgtaacCATTAAGTACGCTTCGCTTATTTATTACGCTCGTTACAAAGTAGTTTTGGATAAATTTCAAACAGCCCTGAATATTTTGAACTAGATGATTTGTTCTTAGAATATTATAGACGCTCTTTTGCGAAAATTTGTTGTTACCAATGCTTAATTTGATATATAAACCTTTTCTACAAATCTAAAGTggagatatatctttttctctctGACAGACATTATTCAAATATGTGCTAGAGCATTTTAATTTGGTGGTAATTGATGTTTGATGGTAGCTTACATGGATTTAAATGTccttttgagaattttcactcatataaaaACATCATCAGTTTTAGATGAAGTGCCACAATATTAGTCTATTAAGTTATGCTATACACTCTGGGTCATTTAGCATAATACCTTGACAGTAATGCTGAGTGACATTGCCAGAATCAGAGTCTGCCGTCTTCGcgcttaatgattttttccaCAGGCCCATCGGGCAAGTAAGAGTACAAAATTCAAcatgatttgaaatttcaagtttgaacatttttattagGTATTACAATACAAGTTTAAGACAATAGTTCAAGCCCTCTTTCAAATTCTAATTCTGTCATTTCAGTCAGATTCTCCAGAATCCTCCAATGTTTTAATTCTTCTAGTTCTTCATCATCACTCTCATCCTAAATAAGTCAAAAGCTAGGGTTGTCAACTAATTGTCATACATTCTGAATGTCTGATCCGGCCGCTTGTGGTTTTTCACTTTGGGGTAAAATGCTTGCACCATTTTCTATTTTCGTGTTCACTTACAGaatcaattctgaattatctgAGACAAACACAAACTCACAATTTGCAATGCTTTCCTTTCTGCATCAGATGCAAAATACGAGACCATCATTGTATTCAAGCCAGGGGCAGTTCTGCCAAACACACTGATCATTTTCTTTGTCTCTTTGATTCCTCATACTTCTTAGCGCCAACTTCTCTTCCTCTGTAAGAACTGGTTGTTTCACAGATTTTCAACCAGAAATCACACTCTAATTTTGGAATCATAATCTCCGCCGGAAATATGTACTGGCCCACCGGGCATGCACGTTAATAATTTTTGGTAGCCCGATCCCAATTTTACTAGCCACGGTCATCGGGCTACCGCTTAATTTCGAAGACTGAGTCTGTCATGCTTTGCTATGACTCACAGTCTGACACTCTGACAAAGACGGAGTGGAGGaatgtgtgtcagagtgtttatAGAAGTGTCAGGTGAAGACATCAAATTCTAGATTACCTGTAGAGACAGGATGATGGTTAAACattccaagaaatgaaagagtATGCACCTTATATATTAATGATTTAGCTGATGAGTCCCATTAATTTTTTAGATGTACTGATGAAACTATCAAAAAATCAAGATTGGAAAACTTAGATATTATACAAATAGACcagataaatataaatttaaacaGCTTCTTAATTGTAAAAATGTTATTGTACTTAAAAAACTATGCAAATTTTTAATGGTTATAAGGGAGAGGGCATGTCCTCCATGTAAACTGCATGCTATGtacaatattgtattatatattttgagTTACTTCTCTACAATGTTGtatttatttaagaataaacaaTTTTGTTGTTGAGGCTGGATTCAACAAAATGATCAGCCAATTATGAGCAATTTGTACCTGGAAACTAGGCTGATTCACACAATTGTCAGTATCCAGAATGTACAAAAATTCCTAATATCAGAATTTAAAGATTTACTTGGCACAAAAGTTTTACGATGTGTTGAAAGGGATTCCAGGTACTGGAAATCTGATTTAGGTAAATTAAACTGTACATATACCTGTTTCTAAAAAATAAATCTGTAGAATTAGAAAATTAATGTATAGTTGtagttttatatcattttgtCTTTGTATCTTTATACAataacaaatattaaacaaaaGCTTTCAGATCAATcccttttgttttgatgttccATATTTTACTAATTAAATGGCGATATCAAGTGACATCTGCTTGAAATATTGGTAGCTGTCTAAATTACGGTTAAATTAGAATGATGAATATTAGTTATTTTCAAGAATACTATAGGTAGGATTTGCATATTCAAAAAAGTGATGAATGGTAAATTTAGATGtttgattaaaatatacattatgGAGAGTCAGACATTGATATTCTTTATCTGATTAGAtctaccgtataagtttttacattattacacctgggtcgaggcctttgctggtggactgttagtccccgggggtctctacagcccagtagctaagtacttcgttactagcttgaaaatacggatgtatatttaattgttgttataaaatttagaaattcatttcaaaattaaggattatctccctcatgcatagctcttatccttagacgaatttgattccacttttttggcacactgtttgaccctataatagctctaaaacttcatagttatttcggatttcaaacatttcggttgagcatcactgaagagatattatttgtcgaaatgcgcatctggtgcatcaaaattggtaccgtataagtttttgcATCTAGAAAGGCTGAAACAAAAGAAATAAGTTCCATTTATTGACAATGTGCATTGAATTCATGTAATATTTGCTTTATAGTAATTTTAGGTCATCTTGGGTAAGAGTCTCAATTATGGCTACGAAGCAGGTAGCAACCAAGGCTAGTGGTGTGCTTGCTGCTGCAGGAAAGCCCAAGATTTTCACAGATGTCAAAGGCAGACAGTTCATGGTATTGAAGTAAGTACTGTTGTAAATGTTGAAATTTTGACAATTCctttgtatttcaaaacaaatatttttaagagAACCAGCTAGTTGAAAGCTGAAGTAAGCTTTTCCGATCAAAATTtgtcgtctgtaaactttaacgcgtcttcatctcaagaacaacaaactcaatttcaaccaaaattgcCATTAAAGCACCCTTTGGTAAATGGGATTAAAGTTCATTAAAATGAAGAATCATGTTCCCTTCTAATTATAAAATTTCAATCATAATTTAATGTTTTACGAGGGAAAATGCAACTAAAGTGACTCCTATAGTCAATGGATCTCTTGTGAAATATTTCCAGTTTGGGATTTTCTCAATATCTTTTTGAGGATTTATTACGGGTACgtgatttctttttttttaatttcattttactaaCCCTACAAGAAATGTGCTAGATtggttttagctcacctgagctgaaagctcaagtgagcttttttgatcacccgtcatccgtctgtctgtaaactttcacattttcgacttcttctcctgAACCGAccgggctaatttcaaccaaacctggcgcaaagcatccttagggcaaggggattcaagtttgtacaaatgaagggccacgcccctttccaaagggagataatatCGAAATAGTGAATATCCACGGAtatcctttttagctcacctgagctgaagctCAAGTGaccttttctgatcgcctgttgtccgtcatctgtctgtaaacattttacattttcgacttcttctccagaaccacttggccaatttcaaccaaacttggtacaaagcatccttgggtgaaggggattcaagtttgttcaaatgaagggccatgctccctactacaaaaatgcaaaaatagggtgtggttatttaaaaatcttcttctcaagaaccactgggccagaagagctgaaatttacatgaaagctttctgacatagtacaaattcaagtttggtaaaaccatgacccctgggggtaggttggggccacaataggggatcaaagttttacatgtgaatatatatgtaaaatctttgaaaatcttcttctcaagaacctctgggccaggaaagtacagatttacatgaaagctttctggcatagtgaagattcaagtttggtaaaattatggcccctggaggtaggatagggccacaataggggatcaaagttttacatacaaatgtatagggagaatttttaaaaatcttcttctcaagaaccattgagccaaatacttttacatttacatgaaaggttcctaacatagtgcagattctagtttgtaaaaatcatgccccccctcccccctggaagtaatatgggccaaggtaactcaggtgagtgatgtggaccttgggcctcttgtttaaagttCATTTTCAAGTCCTTTGACATTGTTGAACAGTTTAATAACAAgtcattgaaaatttaaatttcactAGCAAATTCAAATCTTATTGACAGATTCAATTAGGGGTAAACATGTCTCTTTTAGAACAGCTCTatgttgttttggtttttttttccaaggAAAACATTACAAACTCCTGACTATTACCTTTGGAGACCTAAAGTGCTTACTGCAGTGAAAGGCACACCAACCCTTACCTCTAAGTTACGGAGAGCTCCTATCAAGAACCTTCTCTTCGGTGTAAACAACACGTTCTTTCGGCGCTTTGCAGCTTATTGGTGGGTTTGGATTCTCCTCCTCTTCAGCTACCCACCACTTGTATCACTGAGACAAAGTAAGTACTGATCTTAAGGACAGATTTCACGTATGCTAATATTACTAGGACAGAAAATTCAGTTTTATGTACCGTCATTGATGAAATATGATGATAGCAGAGGAGGTATGAAAATGCAGCACTATGCATGAAATGTAGGACACTTAATGCCGATTTTGATTGAAACTATCAGTATATTAATCAAGTGATAAGAAGAATTTATCTTTAGCAAAATGTGGCCTAGCATCACATAATATGAGGAATCTACTGTAGTTCAACTGCTAAATGgaagtggtgtcatttaaagGTGTTCAGAATCATTTggtcaaaattaaaaaacagCACAATATACCAATACCACAGGCAATTCTATCGTTTAAAGAGTAAAATCGAACCCAAGCTATACAATTGCCTGTGGCTGGTATGTGATGGCTTCTTGAtgcataaaattaacatctgGGTATGTCGTGGTATTTGTATTCTGTGAAGAGTTATTTAACATCTGAGTATGCCATGGTATTTGTATTCTGTGAAGTATTTTGTAGATAAGCTCTTGGGGTATAGACTTTCTTAAGTCACTTAAGTCACCCAGGTGACCTACTGATGTTGCGATTAGTGCTTGTCTGTCATCATCCATTATCATTTGAACATTATCGACTTCTTTGAAAGTACATGAccatttttcattaaaaaattctaTGGTTGCAGTGAACATCTGGGGTCTGAGTGGTGGAGTCCAAATCATTATCTTTTTCTTTACTCTTATCAAACTGTGTGTATAGTCATGATGAGCAAATGTGCCTCCAGATTTGTGACATCCATCGTCACCGAGTCGGAGGTTCTGCTGCTAAGAAGGGCTTTATGATTCATGTAgtggaaaaaaacccataatTTCTTCAATAATCTTCTCAACTTACATAATAATATTAAGAAGagaagcttctaccaaaattgtgaaattcttgGCTCTTTGGCATGACTGCTGTGAGGTTATATGTTCCATAAAgtaaaaatgcattatttctttaaaactcTACCTCTTGACTCCTGAACATGAAACAATCCCACCGAGTACATAGTAATAACAACAAGGTAAACTCTAACTTTTAATTTTCTCCTGTATTCATGAAAATTAAGCAAACAGCTAGCCCCTGTAAACAAGGTTAAGCTGTTATAGGAGAATCACCATGTACATCTACGTGTTCGTCTTCGGCTTATCCCTTCCACTTTGCATCTGGGCAACAAACTTAAGATATAGAGACATTAGAAGCACAAAAGTGGCTTATATCTAGATGATGTGTAATCATCCACTTAAAATCTAATGTGCATTGTTTTCCAGGTTTGAAAGATACAAGAAGAaagttagaaatattttttaccTGGCCATAAACTTTGTAATAGACAGATATTAGAAGTTCAGACGTGACACAAAAGTTACTTATATTTGGACAATTTGTTTTGACATTAGACCATTGTCATTTGGCCATCATTGGAGACATTGATAAagatttcagaaatatttgttgCAGGCATTAAATTTGTAATAGAAAGATAATAGAAGCTCATTAATGACCAGTGCAATGTGACTTTATCCTGAGCCAATTCATCATTTGGCCAAGGACTATGTCATACTATTTGTAGGCATTGTGGAACTGCAGGCATACTATTTGTAGGCATCGAGTCACTGCAGGCACACTATTTGTAGGCATCGTGTCACTGTGGACATACTATTTGTAGGCATCGAGTCACTGCAGGCATACTATTTGTAGGCATCGAGTCACTGCAGGCATACTATTTGTATAGGCATTGTGTCACTGCAGGCATACTATTTGTAGGCATCATGTCACTGTGGACATACTATTTGTAGGCATCATGTCACTGTGGGCATACTATTTGTAGGCATCGTGTCACTGCAGGCATACTATTTGTAGGCATCGTGTCACTGTGGGCATACTATTTGTAGGCATCGTGTCACTGTGGGCATACTATTTGTAGGCATCGTGTCACTGCGGGCATACTATTTGTAGGCATCGTGTCACTGTGGGCATACTATTTGTAGGCATCGTGTCACTGCAGGCATACTATTTGTAGGCATCGTGTCACTGTGGGCATACTATTTGTAGGCATCATGTCACTGTGGGCATACTATTTGTAGGCATCGAGTCACTGCAGGCATACTATTTGTAGGCATCGAGTCACTGCAGGCATACTATTTGTAGGCATCGAGTCACTGCAGGCATACTATTTGTAGGCATCGTGTCACTGCAGGCATAGCATGCAATACTAGATAGTTTCAGTAAATGTGTCTCATCTGCATATGGGTAGATAGACAGACCAAATGAGCAGTCATggtatattatataattattgacATATTTTAGGTCAATGCGGTGTGTTAGCTACCCTTGAAGTATAATATTCACGAAGTCTTGAGGGTAAAGGTCAATATTGTATTTCAAGGGTAGCTAAAGGATCAACAAGAGTGAAATATTTGTGAAGATCTCCTTCATATCAGAACAACTACAATATAAAtactcttcttttttttcagacATGAAAGTATCTGAATTACCTGTCGGAGGTAAGTGTCCTGCCAGACCTATATTTACAGTTCtgtattcatttataaaatCTGTATCTTAGCTCTTAATGGCTCAAGTAGTGTCCAGGTTTATAGAATTCTGTAAAAGAAATAGTAACTGCAtggtgaaaatatattttaggtGCAGAGTGGCATCACTCATACAACTGGGATATGGTCAAAGACAAGGAAGAGGAACTCAAAAAACTACAGAATGATAGATACCGTCTATAAACTGTGATTTCTTTTGCTAGAGAAACTTATTAGTAATGAAAAGAAAGTGACATTATCATCAAGTATTTCTTGTTTGGTTTGTGATtccatacaaaaaaataaatgatatcttTGACAATAATGATTTGCAATTGTCATTCAATTTTATGAACTGCAGGAAGTTACTATGATGAAGTTCATGAAATATTCCCGAAAAGTTTCACATCAACAGATAGTGGTTCTCGCTGTTATTCATTGTTAAAGATAGAAATAACACTTCTCTGTCTTAATATTTGCAATTGGtatgattttgtaaaataaaaagttgtgattttaaattatatatatatatatatatatatatatatatatgatctaaagaaaaaaatgtagacttgcctagatggtctagcgcgctggttaaaTGCTGCTGGGAGATTTGGTTCCACaagtcgtgagttcaaccccaaaaaacataactgccctattaaagtgaagaaatatttcatataaagcatAACTGAGGTATGTAAAGCATTTAGAGACATTAACCTTTTAATTTTAAGTAAATTTTTGTAGATGGTTTGATATCTTGTGAAAGGGTTTTTAGAACAAGTTTCATATCAATGCCTCGTAGAAATGTGCAGAAAATGAAGTGGTGGACGATGGACAGACAAAGCAAGAGAAATCCTATATTACTGGCAGGTTAGCTGCAGAATTGTTGCTCTCTGCAAAAAATCATGGGaaagatcagagagctacagatccacctcttataaaagcATTCGAGTTACAGCGCACAAAAAATGCGCATGGTTCATGCCAAATCAAACGGCGTTATTACGCATTTAATTAAAAGGCATTATAATGCAAAGtgaaaaggcgtaataacgcgatTTAAAAGGCGTTATGACGCAAATGAAAAGGCGATATTTCGCCTTTGAAAGGCATGATGCGAAGTGAAAAGATGTATtttcacaacaacaaaaatgcaGGCAAGATAGGGAAACCCTAGGACTATCGTTTTCCACTCTTGGTAagggctgtaggggtaccacATAAGGCCTCCCAAGGGTGAAGTCACATCTCAGACCTCTCTAATGATTGAATATGGGTGATCGAATGAAACAAAACTGATACAGGGATAGAGAACATAGAGCCATTAAAAGGGGTCACATTGGCCTTTTAGTGGTAAATGAGCTTAGTTGAAAGTACCCAATTTTGCATCATGTAGGTCATAATGATGGTTAATAACAATCATTGAAGAGCCCACAAAAGGAGTATGCAGGCAAGTTGGGGGACCCCTACTACTATCTATCgaatattttgtacaatacataaTAACATCATATTTATCGTACACTGTTCATAAATATACCTTTCATTTGCATTATTACGTCTTCCTCTCGCGTTAAAACCCCTTCTGAATCCGCGTTACTAGTAATACGGCTTTCTttcgcgttattacgcctttgatTCGCGTTATTACactcttctttttcttttaatctaactaaaatcagacttcttagatccgtgccatatactctgcgtaagaagcgattgtgagcgtatcttaggatctgattttaattagattgatcttTCTTCTCGTTATTACGCCTCTCATTCGCGTTATTGCGCTGTTTCGCGTTAATACGCCTTAGTTTCGCGGTCGTTATATAACACCTTTGTTTTGCAGTACAACGCCTTTTGAATccgcgttattacgcctttatTTTGCGTTATTATACCTTTATTTTGCGTTCTTACGCCTttattttgcgttattacgcctttattttgcgttattacgcctttattttgcattattacgcctttgttttgAGTTATTATGCCTTTGTTTTGCGTTATGATGCTATTACGCAATTTGTTCTTTACGTTATCTCAATCGGCTTTAGGTGCAATGCCGTTAATGTTAATGagttaaatatttaaatttacttgcCATAGAAATGTCCGCTTTCTAGCGAGAAAATAAATACGATATTTaggtttattttgaatttcaaatatttgtacACAAGTCGAGACATTTTCTGACTATTGATCGCGATCAATACCAGCATGTGCAACTCTAATCTCGTTTGAGATTCgactcggctgaatatttggactgacgccttcagtccaaatattcaattCCGCCGAGTTGAATCTCAGTCGAGATTAGTGCAACTCATAATCGATTACATTGCAAACTAGAAAACTCAACATGGCACTGTAAATCGTTTATTGAATAGAAAGAAAGTACCGTGCATATAAGTATCCTTTTGTCATGTAAAATCATAAAttaaaaacagaaaatgttGACTTTTAAAGCAACTAGTGATCATTGCTGGAATACTTATGGTTCCGCCAGCACTGCCTAGATCTATAAATAACACGCCAGAGGAttctgatatggatggaaagtggaggataagtacaataatattttgaaattgaaaactttcaaatttacatgtattgctgatatctatattttcattcaagtttcaaaaggaagtcagccattatgaagATGTAGTTTTCCAACTTATAAATGCTCagttattttgaaaatacacacacatatttgttttgaaatatcaatcaATAGATCTCATTTTActgaaatcatggccctggagcataggcggatccaggaatttgtgaaagggggggggggtctagcacttgatctttACGGTATTTTTCACAATATCCACCTCACCCCATTTGCATCTTTTGCTTGTGTTCATAACATCTTTGGGAGATCTTTTAGACAGTTTTATACCTGGAAATGCTTTGATTATTTCCCCCCCCTCCAGTTCTAGTTATTGTTATCGCCATACTTAAATCTGATTTTAAATACTAAAAAAGAagctgattttaaaaatgtttctcCCAGGAGGCTGGGGCCCCCAGAAGCACTGCGGTAAATGGTtcaaatcctgcattctgagcatttcctggcacttctttttcacttttaaattgtctgcttctgaaacaaaacttttatgttacatatacttcTGAGGTCgtacttgtatctgacgaaaatatcgtaaatacaGTATCAGTGTGTCGTCTTATTTATccctagaattaaatgatacactggtgttaataaatttgaatgatgcaattacatgcaagtatccacctttcatatcattttgactcaaAGTCTCGTTAGAAttgataacttaatttttttggtCCGCGGAAGTGGAGTGGGGGGTCCCGCCCTTGCtggagggtagggtggggggCGTCTGagctcaataggggatcaaatctTTACATGGCAATATATATGGAGGGGGTTAAGAACAGCTGtaccatgattagtcatatcagTACCCTAAGGatcttcaggtagtgcagattcaaacttgtaaaattattgctttcttttaTATACTACATGACTCTTCtctgtatatataaaacaaagaaatggGGGGATCAGAAGAGTCGTGGATGTTGAAAATCATGACAGGTCCATgtgcaatctctacccagatcATGACAGGTCCATgtgcaatctctacccagagttctcGAGAGCCCAAATAGGACACAAGGAACATTACATACATAGGAAAGAAAGCCAAACAGATATAGTTCAGTAACATCAATTGAGATATAGTGACATACCTCTATACTTTTAAAGTTTGGGACAAAATTACATTGTTAAACAAAGAGAAAGGAGTCATTGCACATCATGTTTATAATTCAAGTAAACAACTTTAAGGCGTTTGTTTCATATACTATAGCTTACGAAGTTTGAGACAAGCGCCTATAGGTGTGTGCGAGTATAAAGAACGATATATTGGTCCCTGTGTTTAAACTCCTTTTATATGGTATATATGTTTCGGATAAATTAAACATTacttgattttttaaattgccATATACATGGCAAGCAAACATTCTGGAAATTCATATCAATTGATTGATGAATGGTTATATCTATTAAGgtagatcgatcctcatgtgaataaaaaaaattatacacgaGAAAAAGTCTATAATGTTGATTGTACATAAACTTGCAATAGAAAGTGGTAGATTAATTCCcatcaatgaatgaaagatgttGTAATGCTTGCAATACTAGTGTGATCGaggatgaaattcattttctttttcaatgtaaatcttattCTAAGCTAAGAAAGACTACATAAAAATCATACAAACATTATTCAATGATGTTCAATGGGCCTTTGCCAATTATTGTAATTGTGTTTGTaccaataaatatttgtatttgtgatgtcatagggttttgcaaaaatctttataaattaaactttcacatgatagaaatatatctttcaaagggttttattcactggataaaatgaaaattctggtaaactattgaaaGTGAAAAAGTTTGTGAAAGTGAAAAAGTTTGTATTTTCCATCTAgataatcaatttatgataataaaaatgctggaca is a window from the Ostrea edulis chromosome 5, xbOstEdul1.1, whole genome shotgun sequence genome containing:
- the LOC125651824 gene encoding uncharacterized protein LOC125651824, coding for SQPNTRGKRSGKVKAENNFRSSWVRVSIMATKQVATKASGVLAAAGKPKIFTDVKGRQFMVLKKTLQTPDYYLWRPKVLTAVKGTPTLTSKLRRAPIKNLLFGVNNTFFRRFAAYWWVWILLLFSYPPLVSLRQNMKVSELPVGGAEWHHSYNWDMVKDKEEELKKLQNDRYRL